A window of the Myxococcus fulvus genome harbors these coding sequences:
- a CDS encoding TIGR02266 family protein — MSSPAVGYWVADNLGRVLGPIALQALRELIASGRMKAAVRASRDGTQWVALQELPELADLFTAARPSQSVEQQQAERLRTQLKGLQNLPPHEVFGAKPSSSLDEVRLAFFRMAKRFAPEHLAPETHPELRKVSAEIFDFLSRCMREVEVLYSQGAYQPARPVPPRLNMDGPLPPAPPPSIAPTYAPPPPPPVAAPAYASPPVAAPVAVAARPQPPPQPAPPPRPPPPVMQPSAPVAARVPAAPPVQRTHTLPPPQPAPPPPAVPLRRAAAAPTYSSAEFVGLERRQDDRIHADVKVSMQNTGIFTDHRIINLSSGGLFIATDKPLRLGTLVELTLRFDDPSRVMTLRSSVIWENSLDDGKNPRGYGLRLSSLRKEEREFIQQFVSRKPPK; from the coding sequence GTGTCGTCTCCTGCTGTCGGTTACTGGGTAGCGGACAATCTCGGCCGCGTGCTGGGGCCCATCGCCCTCCAGGCCCTGCGTGAGCTGATTGCCTCCGGACGGATGAAGGCCGCCGTGCGCGCGTCGCGCGATGGCACCCAATGGGTGGCCCTCCAGGAGCTGCCGGAGCTGGCGGACCTGTTCACCGCCGCGCGCCCGTCGCAGTCCGTGGAGCAGCAGCAGGCCGAGCGCCTGCGCACCCAGCTCAAGGGGCTGCAGAACCTGCCTCCGCACGAGGTGTTCGGCGCCAAGCCCTCGTCGTCGCTCGACGAGGTGCGGCTGGCCTTCTTCCGCATGGCCAAGCGCTTCGCTCCCGAGCACCTGGCCCCGGAGACGCACCCGGAGCTGCGCAAGGTGTCCGCGGAGATCTTCGACTTCCTGTCGCGCTGCATGCGTGAGGTGGAGGTCCTCTACTCGCAAGGCGCCTACCAGCCGGCGCGCCCCGTGCCGCCCCGGCTGAACATGGACGGGCCCCTGCCGCCCGCGCCTCCACCCTCGATTGCGCCCACGTACGCGCCGCCGCCACCGCCGCCCGTGGCCGCGCCCGCCTACGCGTCACCGCCCGTGGCCGCGCCCGTGGCGGTCGCCGCCAGGCCCCAGCCTCCGCCGCAGCCCGCGCCGCCGCCGCGACCTCCGCCTCCGGTGATGCAGCCCTCGGCGCCGGTGGCGGCCCGGGTGCCCGCCGCGCCGCCGGTGCAGCGCACGCACACCCTGCCGCCGCCGCAGCCCGCGCCGCCGCCCCCGGCCGTGCCCCTGAGACGGGCCGCCGCCGCGCCCACCTATTCCAGCGCGGAGTTCGTGGGTCTGGAGCGCCGCCAGGATGATCGCATCCACGCGGACGTGAAGGTGTCGATGCAGAACACCGGCATCTTCACGGACCACCGCATCATCAACCTGTCCTCCGGCGGCCTGTTCATCGCGACGGACAAGCCGCTGCGGCTGGGCACGCTGGTGGAGCTGACGTTGCGCTTCGATGACCCGTCGCGCGTGATGACGCTGCGCAGCTCGGTCATCTGGGAGAACTCGCTGGACGACGGGAAGAACCCGCGCGGCTACGGCCTGCGGCTCAGCAGCCTCCGCAAGGAGGAGCGCGAGTTCATCCAGCAGTTCGTCAGCCGCAAGCCTCCGAAGTAG
- a CDS encoding lysophospholipid acyltransferase family protein — protein MLRILFSLMARLPEGVRRHVVRTLMDGVWDALADEVVEGRGNIPDVPCLYICNHLSNADGFTLDRAFRPRKLVFLAGVKLQGTVMTRLASEVMETIAIKPNSPDIEAMRRAVETLKGGSSVLIFPEGARSRTHELQQAKKGVALIAKRAGVPVVPVALMGTEKLMPINDSDMGGEQLYHADVRVRVGPAFRMEDLEPETVGAEDARQALADAMMRRVARLLPPEYQGVYANAPTPLSVTRLHEPPSAPAP, from the coding sequence GTGCTTCGCATTCTCTTTTCGCTGATGGCACGGCTGCCGGAGGGAGTCCGGCGCCACGTGGTGCGTACCCTGATGGACGGGGTGTGGGATGCCCTGGCCGACGAGGTGGTGGAGGGCCGCGGCAACATCCCGGACGTGCCCTGCCTCTACATCTGCAACCACCTGTCCAACGCGGATGGATTCACGCTGGACCGCGCCTTCCGTCCCCGGAAGCTGGTGTTCCTGGCGGGCGTGAAGCTGCAGGGCACCGTGATGACGCGGCTGGCCTCGGAGGTGATGGAGACGATTGCCATCAAGCCGAACTCGCCGGACATCGAGGCGATGCGGCGCGCGGTGGAGACGCTCAAGGGCGGCAGCTCCGTGCTCATCTTCCCCGAGGGCGCGCGCAGCCGGACGCACGAGCTGCAGCAGGCGAAGAAGGGCGTGGCGCTCATCGCGAAGCGCGCGGGCGTGCCCGTGGTGCCGGTGGCGCTGATGGGGACGGAGAAGCTGATGCCCATCAACGACTCGGACATGGGGGGTGAGCAGCTGTATCACGCCGATGTCCGGGTGCGGGTGGGGCCGGCGTTCCGCATGGAGGACCTGGAGCCGGAGACTGTCGGCGCGGAGGACGCGAGGCAGGCGCTGGCGGACGCGATGATGCGCCGGGTGGCGCGGCTGCTGCCTCCCGAGTACCAGGGCGTCTACGCGAATGCCCCGACTCCGCTGTCCGTGACGCGCCTGCACGAGCCGCCCTCCGCTCCGGCGCCGTGA
- a CDS encoding RluA family pseudouridine synthase produces the protein MTLLDPGWEAPLDGGSLPSPFDELGPSPLARQAAEVLQRELREGWVAPGVATAPLEGHEGGKMFGVLVVRLPEGRLGFLRAFSGMLAGRWDVEGYVPPLFDREARASLEPQGEATVKALFARAEAMRASPELLTLRAAHAEQSARHASEIVALRERHEVRRKQRHARRAELTEAASKSSTPEASAHAAELRDSLHALDQESRGDKAERRRLEATHASERSSLEPKLLRLERRLRALDRLRHMVSRAVMRRIHDTYVITNARGERRLLRSLYERAQPPSGAADCAAPKLLAYAQAHGLRPVALAEFWWGAPPPSGGRVTGAYYAACRDKCGPLLPFMLDGLFVARPRTFTPPSTTPGSLSILFEDRWLVVVAKPHGLLSVPGREASLSDSVLTRLKARYPDATGPLLVHRLDLDTSGLLVAALDARTHSALQRQFVHREVHKRYVAWVDGIVTGEQGRIDFPMRVDLDDRPRQIHDPIHGKPAVTEWRVIERRGDRTRVAFFPLTGRTHQLRVHAAHPLGLGAPIVGDRLYGRDGERLMLHAESLTLLHPGTGERVTFDSPVPF, from the coding sequence ATCACCTTGCTCGACCCAGGATGGGAGGCGCCTCTCGATGGAGGCAGCCTGCCGAGCCCGTTCGATGAGCTGGGTCCCTCGCCGCTGGCGAGGCAGGCGGCGGAGGTGTTGCAGCGCGAGCTTCGTGAGGGGTGGGTGGCTCCGGGCGTTGCTACCGCGCCGCTGGAGGGTCACGAAGGCGGGAAGATGTTCGGGGTGCTGGTGGTGCGGCTGCCCGAGGGACGCCTGGGGTTCCTCCGGGCCTTCTCGGGGATGCTCGCCGGACGATGGGACGTGGAGGGGTATGTGCCTCCGCTGTTCGACCGTGAGGCGCGAGCGAGCCTTGAGCCCCAGGGCGAGGCCACCGTGAAGGCGCTCTTCGCCCGCGCGGAAGCCATGCGGGCCTCGCCCGAGCTGCTGACACTGCGGGCAGCGCATGCGGAGCAGTCCGCGAGGCATGCCTCGGAGATTGTGGCGCTGCGAGAGCGGCACGAGGTCCGACGAAAGCAGCGGCATGCACGCAGGGCGGAGCTGACCGAGGCTGCCTCGAAGAGCTCCACTCCGGAGGCCAGCGCCCATGCGGCGGAGCTGCGAGACAGTCTTCATGCGCTCGACCAGGAGAGCCGTGGTGACAAAGCCGAGCGACGGCGCCTGGAGGCCACCCATGCTTCAGAACGAAGCAGCCTCGAGCCGAAGCTGCTGCGTCTCGAGCGTCGGCTGCGCGCACTGGACCGACTGCGCCACATGGTGAGCCGCGCCGTCATGCGGCGCATCCACGACACCTACGTCATCACCAACGCGCGTGGCGAGCGCCGCCTCCTGCGCAGTCTCTACGAGCGAGCCCAGCCGCCCTCGGGCGCCGCCGACTGCGCCGCGCCCAAGCTGCTCGCGTATGCGCAGGCTCACGGACTGCGTCCCGTCGCGCTCGCGGAGTTCTGGTGGGGCGCGCCGCCTCCCTCAGGAGGCCGTGTCACCGGCGCGTACTACGCGGCCTGTCGCGACAAGTGCGGACCCCTGCTCCCGTTCATGCTGGACGGTCTCTTCGTCGCGAGGCCGCGGACCTTCACGCCCCCGTCCACCACGCCAGGCTCACTGAGCATCCTGTTCGAGGACCGCTGGCTCGTGGTCGTCGCCAAGCCCCACGGGCTGCTCTCCGTTCCCGGGCGCGAGGCCTCGCTGAGCGACTCCGTCCTCACGCGCCTGAAGGCGCGCTACCCCGACGCGACCGGTCCCCTGCTCGTGCACCGGCTGGACCTGGACACCTCCGGGTTGCTCGTCGCCGCGCTCGACGCGCGCACGCACTCCGCGCTGCAACGCCAGTTCGTCCACCGCGAGGTCCACAAGCGCTACGTGGCCTGGGTCGACGGCATCGTCACGGGGGAACAGGGCCGCATCGACTTCCCAATGCGCGTCGACCTCGACGACAGGCCCCGACAGATTCACGACCCCATCCACGGCAAGCCCGCCGTGACGGAGTGGCGCGTCATCGAGCGTCGTGGCGACCGGACGCGCGTGGCCTTCTTCCCGCTCACGGGGAGGACGCACCAACTTCGCGTCCACGCTGCCCATCCGCTGGGACTCGGCGCGCCCATCGTCGGAGACCGGCTCTACGGCCGCGACGGCGAGCGACTCATGCTCCACGCGGAGTCACTCACGCTTCTGCATCCAGGAACCGGTGAGCGCGTCACCTTCGACAGCCCCGTGCCCTTCTGA
- a CDS encoding oxidoreductase, translated as MSAAEASPSRSRKPVEYEVTVDHVRMDTHDTATLFLDFGDVRPDYKAGQFINIDPHQFPALGRLSAYLQEQKGRKEPQRSYSLASAPHERHVAITVKDEEFIPGLTRYPPLLSPFLVHGRLTGARLKVLGFMGPYVLPEDVETRTDHVVHLVAGSGAVPNFAILKDALHRGLKTRHTVLMSNKTWSDILYRDELEALAQQHADRVRLVHTLTRELDESRFGPDVRKGRVHQALLEELIPDRDTCLVYACGPAITPWDRRKALETRTPATPRFMETVLGHLHALGIDDKRIRRETYG; from the coding sequence ATGAGCGCCGCCGAAGCGAGCCCCTCGCGCAGCAGGAAGCCCGTGGAGTACGAGGTCACCGTCGACCATGTGCGGATGGACACGCACGACACGGCCACCCTCTTCCTCGACTTCGGGGACGTCCGGCCCGACTACAAGGCCGGCCAGTTCATCAACATCGACCCGCACCAGTTCCCCGCGCTCGGGCGCCTGTCCGCCTACCTGCAGGAGCAGAAGGGGCGCAAGGAGCCCCAGCGCTCCTATTCCCTGGCCTCCGCCCCCCACGAGCGCCACGTGGCCATCACCGTGAAGGACGAGGAGTTCATCCCCGGCCTCACCCGCTACCCGCCGCTGCTCTCGCCCTTCCTCGTCCACGGCCGGCTCACCGGCGCGCGCCTCAAGGTGCTCGGCTTCATGGGCCCCTACGTGCTCCCCGAGGACGTGGAGACACGCACGGACCACGTCGTCCACCTGGTGGCCGGCTCGGGCGCGGTGCCCAACTTCGCCATCCTCAAGGACGCGCTGCACCGGGGCCTGAAGACGCGCCACACCGTCCTCATGTCCAACAAGACGTGGAGCGACATCCTCTACCGCGACGAGCTGGAGGCCCTGGCCCAGCAGCACGCGGACCGCGTCCGGCTGGTGCACACCCTCACGCGCGAGCTGGACGAGTCGCGCTTCGGCCCTGACGTGCGCAAGGGCCGCGTCCACCAGGCGCTCCTCGAGGAGCTCATCCCGGACCGCGACACGTGCCTGGTCTACGCGTGCGGCCCCGCGATCACGCCGTGGGACCGACGCAAGGCGCTGGAGACCCGCACGCCCGCGACGCCGCGCTTCATGGAGACGGTGCTCGGCCACCTCCACGCGCTCGGCATCGACGACAAGCGCATCAGGCGGGAGACCTACGGGTAG
- a CDS encoding THUMP domain-containing class I SAM-dependent RNA methyltransferase: MSRCGPPGSTDNGPPVTNARASEHVYVSTLPGLEPALESECAALGWKPRRAEGGVELEGPAGLHQEANLRLRTASRVLLRLGVFRANDEDVLVRSLRGLELSRSWDRRSPPRMSVTLKRSGVPGADVVMDAAAEAWGVESVARAGPLDEEGGPGLTLLVRVEGDVFTVSADTSGEPLHRRGYRQEISRAPLRETLAAGILTLAGYDGTEPLVDPMCGSGTFLVEGAWMSMKRAPGLMHGFAFESFPGFDASGWAERKARAESEALAAPRGALHGFDINAGSLGTARRNARRAGVTLALERKDVKTLTAPPGGPGLLVVNPPYGKRVGEGEDLPGLYRAMGETLRKGFTGWRAALLVPEDTGLVKALNLPEARSLPVRNGGLRCKLLLTGALAPRR, from the coding sequence ATGAGTCGTTGCGGTCCGCCCGGGAGCACCGACAATGGGCCTCCCGTGACGAACGCCCGCGCCTCCGAGCATGTCTATGTCTCCACCCTTCCTGGACTGGAGCCCGCGCTGGAGTCGGAGTGCGCCGCGCTCGGCTGGAAGCCGCGCCGCGCCGAGGGCGGCGTGGAGCTGGAGGGGCCCGCCGGGCTGCATCAGGAAGCCAACCTGCGCCTGCGCACCGCGAGCCGCGTGCTGCTGCGGCTGGGCGTCTTCCGAGCGAATGACGAAGACGTGCTGGTTCGAAGCCTGCGCGGACTGGAGCTGTCGCGCAGCTGGGACCGCCGCTCGCCTCCGCGGATGTCGGTGACGCTGAAGCGCTCGGGAGTCCCGGGCGCGGACGTGGTGATGGACGCGGCAGCGGAGGCGTGGGGCGTGGAGTCGGTGGCTCGCGCGGGACCGCTCGATGAGGAAGGCGGTCCTGGGCTCACGTTGCTCGTGCGCGTGGAGGGCGACGTCTTCACGGTGAGCGCCGACACCAGCGGAGAGCCGCTGCATCGCCGGGGTTATCGACAGGAGATCAGCCGCGCGCCTCTTCGGGAGACGCTCGCCGCGGGCATCCTGACGCTGGCGGGCTACGACGGCACGGAGCCGCTCGTAGACCCGATGTGCGGCTCGGGAACCTTCCTGGTGGAAGGCGCGTGGATGTCGATGAAGCGCGCGCCAGGCTTGATGCATGGTTTCGCGTTCGAATCGTTTCCTGGTTTCGATGCGAGTGGCTGGGCGGAGCGCAAGGCGAGGGCGGAGTCGGAGGCGCTGGCCGCGCCGCGTGGAGCCCTGCACGGCTTCGACATCAACGCGGGCTCGCTGGGAACCGCTCGAAGGAACGCGCGCCGCGCGGGCGTGACGCTCGCGCTGGAGCGCAAGGACGTGAAGACGCTGACGGCGCCCCCCGGAGGCCCCGGCCTGTTGGTCGTGAACCCGCCCTACGGGAAGCGCGTGGGCGAGGGCGAGGACCTGCCCGGGCTCTATCGGGCGATGGGCGAGACGCTGCGCAAGGGCTTCACGGGCTGGCGCGCGGCGCTGCTGGTGCCCGAGGACACCGGGCTCGTGAAGGCGCTGAACCTGCCGGAGGCCCGGAGCCTGCCCGTGCGCAACGGCGGCCTGCGCTGCAAGCTGCTCCTCACGGGCGCGCTCGCGCCGCGCCGCTGA
- a CDS encoding APC family permease, whose product MRRAVSRWELVGFSINDVIGSGVYLLPAAAAANLGSASTGAVVLAGLAVLLLVLCFAEAASYFDKPGSAYLYTREAFGELVGFQVGWMTWLARVASVASLSVGFSRALGYLWPGANAGFGQSLAIAIPLLALTAINVVGVKSGARTAVFLAITKTVPLLIFIGVGIFFVSAPLATSVEPKSTGSLGSAVLLLLFAYAGFENTAAPAGEFKNPRRDVPFALIVQIGVVTLIYTAVQWVALGTLPGVVDAKTPLADAAATFLGGWGGLMMTVGGALSILGTNSNTVLAGPRYLYALARDGFGPAVLATLHPRFRTPTAAILVQTGIALPLAFSGSFEVLATLSVVARLATYFGTAVAVPVLRRKLQQPANAFRIPGGPVIPIAAASLCVVFALSAEKKNLIAGGIALAVGFVLYRFQRRPAEKVALE is encoded by the coding sequence ATGCGGCGCGCCGTCTCCCGCTGGGAGCTGGTGGGCTTCTCCATCAATGACGTCATCGGCAGCGGGGTGTACCTGCTGCCCGCGGCGGCCGCGGCGAACCTCGGCTCCGCGAGCACCGGCGCCGTGGTGCTCGCCGGACTGGCGGTGCTGCTGCTCGTGCTCTGCTTCGCGGAGGCCGCCAGCTACTTCGACAAGCCCGGCAGCGCGTACCTCTACACGCGCGAGGCCTTCGGAGAGCTGGTGGGCTTCCAGGTCGGGTGGATGACCTGGCTGGCCCGCGTCGCCTCGGTGGCCTCGCTGTCCGTCGGCTTCTCCCGGGCGCTCGGCTACCTGTGGCCCGGCGCCAATGCGGGCTTCGGCCAGAGCCTGGCCATCGCGATTCCGCTGCTCGCGCTCACGGCCATCAACGTCGTCGGGGTGAAGAGCGGCGCTCGCACGGCGGTCTTCCTGGCCATCACCAAGACGGTGCCGCTGCTCATCTTCATCGGCGTGGGCATCTTCTTCGTGTCGGCGCCGTTGGCGACCTCCGTGGAGCCCAAGAGCACCGGCAGCCTGGGCTCGGCTGTATTGCTGCTCCTGTTCGCGTATGCGGGCTTCGAGAACACGGCCGCGCCCGCGGGAGAGTTCAAGAACCCTCGCCGCGACGTGCCCTTCGCGCTCATCGTGCAGATTGGCGTCGTCACGCTCATCTACACCGCGGTGCAGTGGGTGGCGCTGGGGACGTTGCCCGGGGTGGTGGACGCGAAGACGCCGCTGGCCGATGCCGCCGCGACGTTCCTGGGAGGCTGGGGCGGGTTGATGATGACGGTGGGCGGCGCGCTGTCGATTCTGGGCACCAACAGCAACACGGTGCTCGCGGGGCCTCGGTATCTGTATGCGCTCGCGCGGGATGGCTTCGGCCCCGCGGTGCTCGCCACGCTGCACCCGCGCTTCCGCACACCCACGGCGGCCATCCTGGTGCAGACGGGCATCGCGTTGCCGCTGGCGTTCTCGGGCTCGTTCGAGGTGCTCGCCACGCTGTCCGTGGTGGCCCGGCTGGCCACGTACTTCGGCACGGCGGTGGCCGTCCCGGTGCTTCGCCGCAAGCTCCAGCAGCCGGCCAATGCGTTCCGCATCCCCGGCGGGCCGGTGATTCCCATCGCGGCGGCGTCGCTGTGTGTCGTGTTCGCGCTGAGCGCGGAGAAGAAGAACCTCATCGCGGGGGGCATCGCGCTCGCGGTCGGCTTCGTGCTGTATCGCTTCCAGCGACGGCCCGCGGAGAAGGTCGCGCTCGAGTAG
- a CDS encoding sensor histidine kinase has protein sequence MTSVPPDAPATPPDYWLLDGLPTAASVIRGEQVLVANPAMASLLGISIEELKAAPVSAHIARFIPAERGWVEAFHEALVRDGNRPEHPLWLRMRRADGQERTLTATYAPGASADETVVLLHDAGGEDTARRLTEALGAAATELLHARDEHAVLETAVEAVHRQGFYAAILLVEGDTFRHGPMRQEPEIVALAERRYGMPVTEVRLPLTTLPHLAEVLSRRKAAFHQDALGAAHRIHSSEVFEDIQRAYPPGIRALDAPIFVEGQPFGILTAQGLNLTPAAASTLELFAQMVGGVLENVRHHRVASRRLEEVSRLQEELVAQERLMVLGEAAGVVAHEVRNPLGAILNAVAVLRREAHLGPTGHAAVGMLEEEAIRLEDIVRDLLDVVRPLEPRPRMVHLGELVRRALGQMHGPPDAPTLRFTVDEAPDTPELMGDETLLQLAVTHLVRNAVQASPPGGRVKLSVEPSDEGVRLTVEDEGPGIPDVDPRRIFEPFFLTRANGRGLGLAIVKRVVLAHGGAVHASCRPKRGARFEVVLPLEPTRRSPA, from the coding sequence ATGACCTCCGTGCCCCCCGACGCCCCCGCCACGCCTCCTGACTACTGGCTGCTCGACGGGCTGCCCACCGCCGCGTCCGTCATCCGGGGAGAGCAGGTCCTGGTGGCCAACCCGGCCATGGCCTCGCTCCTGGGAATCTCCATCGAGGAGCTGAAGGCCGCGCCCGTGTCCGCGCACATCGCGCGCTTCATTCCCGCCGAGCGCGGCTGGGTGGAGGCCTTCCACGAGGCGCTCGTGCGCGACGGCAACCGCCCCGAGCATCCCCTGTGGCTGCGCATGCGCCGCGCGGATGGACAGGAGCGCACGCTGACGGCAACGTACGCGCCCGGCGCGTCCGCCGACGAGACGGTGGTGCTGCTGCACGACGCGGGAGGCGAGGACACCGCGCGCAGGCTCACCGAGGCCCTGGGCGCCGCCGCCACGGAGCTGCTCCACGCGCGCGACGAGCACGCGGTCCTGGAGACGGCGGTGGAGGCCGTGCACCGCCAGGGCTTCTACGCGGCCATCCTCCTGGTGGAGGGCGACACCTTCCGGCACGGGCCCATGCGGCAGGAGCCCGAAATCGTCGCGCTGGCCGAGCGCCGGTACGGCATGCCCGTCACCGAGGTGCGGCTGCCGCTCACCACCCTGCCCCATCTGGCGGAGGTGCTCTCGCGGCGCAAGGCGGCCTTCCATCAGGACGCGCTCGGCGCGGCCCACCGCATCCACAGCAGCGAGGTCTTCGAGGACATCCAGCGGGCCTACCCTCCCGGCATCCGCGCGCTGGACGCGCCCATCTTCGTGGAGGGCCAGCCCTTCGGCATCCTCACCGCGCAGGGATTGAATCTCACGCCCGCCGCCGCGAGCACGCTGGAGCTGTTCGCGCAGATGGTGGGCGGCGTGCTGGAGAACGTGCGCCACCACCGCGTCGCCTCGCGGCGATTGGAGGAGGTGTCACGGCTCCAGGAGGAGCTGGTGGCGCAGGAGCGGCTGATGGTGCTGGGCGAGGCCGCGGGTGTGGTGGCGCACGAGGTGCGCAATCCGCTGGGCGCCATCCTCAACGCGGTGGCGGTGCTGCGGCGCGAGGCGCACCTGGGCCCCACGGGGCACGCCGCGGTGGGCATGCTGGAGGAGGAGGCCATCCGGCTGGAGGACATCGTCCGCGACCTGCTGGACGTGGTGCGTCCGCTGGAGCCCAGGCCCCGGATGGTCCACCTGGGCGAGCTGGTGCGGCGCGCGCTGGGGCAGATGCACGGCCCTCCGGACGCGCCCACGCTGCGCTTCACCGTGGACGAGGCCCCCGACACGCCGGAGCTGATGGGCGACGAGACGCTGCTCCAGCTCGCGGTGACGCACCTGGTGCGCAACGCGGTGCAGGCGTCGCCTCCGGGCGGGCGCGTGAAGCTGAGCGTGGAGCCGAGCGACGAAGGCGTGCGGCTGACGGTGGAGGACGAGGGCCCGGGCATCCCCGACGTGGACCCTCGCCGCATCTTCGAGCCCTTCTTCCTCACGCGCGCCAACGGACGCGGGCTGGGGCTGGCCATCGTCAAGCGCGTGGTGCTGGCGCACGGCGGAGCGGTGCACGCCAGCTGCAGACCGAAGCGGGGCGCGCGCTTCGAGGTGGTGCTCCCGCTGGAGCCTACCCGTAGGTCTCCCGCCTGA
- a CDS encoding matrixin family metalloprotease codes for MSSASARADVRIYNQDAEVPIWVNWDSFEAQGIPASWRDPFMSCLYNAIVKWRTIGAFRLKPAVYGYTTRTVASSGEIIVQMNEKHVDGSRVASTFGTGSAITIIFHRKSSNGTPWNFTPHRNTTGAIDMQGVAIHEFGHAFGLDHEDGITTAVMFPSVHAGMRHGPTTKDYTDVRALYGARDYDRVYMKRSTDNGVSWSAFPTNLSGIGVTTSIDPTALRDTSQTVFFYTGAGKNPQWIRGNADGSVYDTSKWFVFGGERSIYGTTGHGWNNDYIMAWVDPLNDAMQIRMVKSTDGGVSWFGVGNVAGATTIGTPAVHKLTDTVWILAYAKLDRANSNNDGQVVTRVSTNGGWNWGPEVAVPVPAYYRALAGVSITSSGNGFIRIGFSWSDDILHSAYRVRTMKLHWDGANLVYDGLLYGTDETRTQPSLAKSLSGMHQAVRGTNFAGVLYSRTSPNDGSEWGTAGPEIAPGSLVTPSVSAHRDYSFVFAHYLQ; via the coding sequence TTGTCCTCCGCTTCAGCCCGAGCGGATGTCCGTATCTACAATCAGGATGCCGAAGTTCCCATCTGGGTGAACTGGGACAGCTTCGAGGCGCAAGGGATTCCGGCCAGTTGGCGCGACCCCTTCATGTCCTGTCTCTACAACGCCATCGTGAAGTGGCGCACCATCGGCGCCTTCCGACTCAAGCCCGCCGTCTATGGCTACACGACGCGCACGGTGGCGTCGTCGGGCGAAATCATCGTGCAGATGAACGAGAAGCACGTCGATGGCTCCCGGGTGGCCTCCACCTTCGGGACGGGGAGCGCCATCACCATCATCTTCCATCGCAAGAGCTCCAACGGGACGCCCTGGAACTTCACGCCGCACCGCAACACCACGGGCGCCATCGACATGCAGGGCGTGGCCATCCACGAGTTCGGGCATGCGTTCGGCCTGGACCACGAGGACGGAATCACCACGGCGGTGATGTTCCCCTCGGTGCACGCGGGCATGCGCCATGGCCCGACGACGAAGGACTACACGGACGTGCGCGCGCTCTACGGTGCGCGGGATTACGACCGCGTCTACATGAAGCGCTCGACGGACAACGGCGTCTCCTGGAGCGCGTTCCCGACGAACCTCTCCGGCATCGGCGTGACGACGTCCATCGACCCGACGGCGCTGCGGGACACCAGCCAGACGGTGTTCTTCTACACGGGCGCGGGGAAGAACCCGCAGTGGATTCGCGGCAACGCGGATGGCTCCGTCTATGACACCAGCAAGTGGTTCGTCTTCGGCGGCGAGCGCAGCATCTATGGCACCACCGGCCATGGCTGGAACAATGACTACATCATGGCGTGGGTGGACCCGCTCAACGACGCCATGCAGATTCGCATGGTCAAGTCCACCGACGGAGGCGTCAGCTGGTTCGGCGTGGGCAACGTCGCCGGGGCCACCACCATCGGCACTCCGGCGGTGCACAAGCTGACCGACACCGTGTGGATTCTCGCGTACGCGAAGCTGGACCGCGCCAATTCCAACAATGACGGTCAGGTGGTGACGCGCGTCTCCACCAACGGCGGCTGGAACTGGGGGCCTGAGGTCGCGGTGCCGGTGCCTGCCTACTACCGGGCGCTCGCGGGGGTCTCCATCACCAGCTCCGGCAACGGCTTCATCCGGATTGGGTTCAGCTGGTCCGATGACATCCTGCACTCGGCGTACCGGGTGCGGACGATGAAGCTGCACTGGGACGGAGCGAACCTGGTCTACGACGGGCTGCTCTACGGCACGGACGAGACGCGCACCCAGCCGTCGCTGGCCAAGAGCCTCAGTGGCATGCACCAGGCCGTTCGGGGCACCAACTTCGCGGGGGTGTTGTACTCGCGGACGTCTCCGAACGATGGCTCCGAGTGGGGCACGGCGGGACCGGAGATTGCTCCGGGCTCGCTCGTCACGCCCTCGGTGTCCGCGCACAGGGACTACAGCTTCGTCTTCGCGCACTACCTGCAGTGA
- a CDS encoding response regulator produces MSDTPTLLLVDDDSFVRRILKDVIADTGIELRLLEAADGEEGLAVAAREKPAVMFLDLFMPKKSGLEVLGAIKQVSPGTRVLVISSMDAEPVVEQAMAAGAVGFVGKPFHPLEIASAVRQALAH; encoded by the coding sequence ATGTCCGACACCCCGACACTGCTGCTCGTCGACGACGACAGCTTCGTGCGCCGCATCCTCAAGGACGTCATCGCCGACACGGGCATCGAGCTGCGACTGCTCGAGGCCGCCGATGGTGAAGAGGGGCTCGCGGTCGCCGCCCGCGAGAAGCCCGCGGTGATGTTCCTGGACCTGTTCATGCCGAAGAAGAGCGGCCTGGAGGTGCTCGGCGCCATCAAGCAGGTGTCGCCCGGCACGCGAGTCCTCGTCATCAGCAGCATGGACGCGGAGCCCGTGGTGGAGCAGGCCATGGCCGCTGGCGCGGTGGGCTTCGTGGGAAAGCCCTTCCATCCGCTGGAAATCGCCTCGGCCGTGCGCCAGGCGTTGGCTCACTGA